One part of the Arabidopsis thaliana chromosome 4, partial sequence genome encodes these proteins:
- a CDS encoding Protein kinase superfamily protein (Protein kinase superfamily protein; FUNCTIONS IN: protein kinase activity, kinase activity, ATP binding; INVOLVED IN: protein amino acid phosphorylation; LOCATED IN: chloroplast; EXPRESSED IN: 26 plant structures; EXPRESSED DURING: 13 growth stages; CONTAINS InterPro DOMAIN/s: Protein kinase, catalytic domain (InterPro:IPR000719), Serine-threonine/tyrosine-protein kinase (InterPro:IPR001245), Protein kinase-like domain (InterPro:IPR011009); BEST Arabidopsis thaliana protein match is: protein kinases;ubiquitin-protein ligases (TAIR:AT5G13530.2); Has 35333 Blast hits to 34131 proteins in 2444 species: Archae - 798; Bacteria - 22429; Metazoa - 974; Fungi - 991; Plants - 531; Viruses - 0; Other Eukaryotes - 9610 (source: NCBI BLink).) — MASKIIAGKPDDTEYEIIEGESESALAAGTSPWMNSSTLKLRHRIGRGPFGDVWLATHHQSTEDYDEHHEVAIKMLYPIKEDQRRVVVDKFEDLFSKCQGLENVCLLRGVSSINGKICVVMKFYEGSLGDKMARLKGGKLSLPDVLRYGVDLATGILELHSKGFLILNLKPSNFLLSDNDKAILGDVGIPYLLLSIPLPSSDMTERLGTPNYMAPEQWQPDVRGPMSFETDSWGFGCSIVEMLTGVQPWSGRSADEIYDLVVRKQEKLSIPSSIPPPLENLLRGCFMYDLRSRPSMTDILLVLKSLQNSEEEQVRRGIDSREIRKSSATLGYTEWFLSKDHLQVRDTVRSRKPANSCKHENMDVPEGMVVGLERDSTDPDGFVLVKVHGVHDPLRVHVSVLERVTNGLASGDWVRLKVRKDKRHSPVGVLHSIDREGNVAVGFIGLPTLWKGTSSQLQMAKVYSVGQFVKLKANVVIPRFKWMRKGRGIWATGRISQVLPNGCLEVDFPGMLPFGEEHGSYLADPAEVEIVNFNTCQGAVEKYQHLEDFHWAVRPLLIAMGLLTAMKLGICVRKKIGRSKDGKQRDGSTGQGDCKIPDGKGSDKSKWLVFF, encoded by the exons ATGGCTTCAAAGATTATTGCTGGCAAGCCGGATGATACCGAGTATGAAATCATTGAAGGTGAGTCTGAGAGCGCTTTAGCAGCGGGGACAAGCCCTTGGATGAATTCATCAACGTTGAAGCTTCGACATCGAATTGGAAGAGGTCCCTTCGGTGATGTTTGGCTGGCTACTCATCATCAGTCAACTGAGGACTATGATGAGCATCATGAAGTGGCCATCAAAATGCTTTATCCCATCAAGGAAGATCAAAGAAGGGTTGTGGTAGATAAGTTTGAAGATCTCTTCTCTAAATGTCAAGGACTAGAGAATGTCTGTCTGCTCAGGGGAGTCTCTAGTATCAATGGAAAG ATATGTGTCGTCATGAAATTCTACGAGGGCTCTCTTGGTGACAAGATGGCTCGGCTTAAAGGAGGAAAGCTTTCACTGCCAGATGTTTTGAG ATACGGGGTTGATCTGGCTACAGGGATCCTGGAGTTGCACTCAAAAGGGTTTCTCATTCTCAATCTCAAGCCCTCTAACTTTCTTCTCAGTGATAACGACAAGGCCATCCTCGGGGATGTTGGGATCCCTTATCTCCTTCTTAGTATCCCTTTACCAAGTTCTGATATGACAGAGAGACTTGGAACTCCAAACTATATGGCACCAGAACAGTGGCAACCGGATGTCAGAGGTCCCATGTCCTTTGAGACTGATTCTTGGGGATTTGGTTGCAGCATTGTTGAAATGCTGACTGGTGTACAACCTTGGTCTGGGAGATCTGCCGatgaaatatatgatttggtGGTGAGAAAGCAAGAAAAGCTTAGTATCCCCAGTAGCATACCGCCTCCTCTCGAGAACCTACTTCGGGGTTGCTTTATGTATGATCTTCGAAGCCGACCTTCGATGACTGACATCTTACTCGTCTTAAAGAG CTTGCAGAACTCGGAGGAGGAACAGGTCAGGAGAGGCATTGATAGTAGAGAAATCAGGAAGAGCTCGGCTACTCTTGGTTATACAGAATGGTTTCTTTCAAAGGATCATCTGCAAGTGCGCGACACCGTGCGTTCAAGAAAGCCTGCCAATTCGTGTAAGCATGAGAACATGGATGTGCCAGAAGGAATGGTGGTTGGTTTAGAACGTGACTCCACAGACCCAGATGGATTTGTGCTAGTTAAAGTCCATGGTGTACATGATCCATTAAGGGTTCACGTATCTGTTCTTGAACGGGTAACTAACGGCTTAGCTTCTGGAGATTGGGTGCGTCTGAAGGTCAGGAAAGACAAGAGGCACTCTCCGGTTGGTGTTCTCCATTCAATTGACCGTGAGGGAAATGTAGCTGTTGGATTTATTGGGTTGCCAACTCTCTGGAAAGGGACATCATCGCAGCTTCAGATGGCTAAAGTATACAGTGTGGGTCAATTTGTGAAACTCAAAGCCAATGTTGTCATCCCGAGATTCAAATGGATGCGTAAAGGTAGAGGTATTTGGGCAACTGGCAGGATCTCTCAGGTTCTACCAAACGGTTGCCTTGAAGTGGACTTCCCTGGAATGTTACCTTTTGGAGAGGAACATGGAAGCTATCTTGCAGATCCGGCTGAAGTAGAGATTGTGAATTTCAATACATGTCAAGGAGCTGTGGAAAAATATCAACATCTGGAGGATTTTCATTGGGCTGTGAGACCTTTGCTTATTGCTATGGGTCTATTGACAGCGATGAAGTTAGGGATCTGTGTCAGGAAGAAAATAGGAAGGTCAAAGGATGGGAAACAACGCGATGGCTCGACTGGACAAGGTGACTGTAAGATTCCGGATGGTAAGGGCTCTGACAAATCTAAATGGCTTGTGTTCTTTTAG
- a CDS encoding uncharacterized protein (unknown protein; Has 30201 Blast hits to 17322 proteins in 780 species: Archae - 12; Bacteria - 1396; Metazoa - 17338; Fungi - 3422; Plants - 5037; Viruses - 0; Other Eukaryotes - 2996 (source: NCBI BLink).): MSSSLVEAAAGLPEKGLMVCKWLGTGSAGYGGYKASEYFFPIDNEEFRENLEDWESTLQSWEKLKNYLEGMHKGPVGNQTRTH, translated from the exons ATGTCCTCTTCATTGGTTGAGGCAGCAGCAGGATTGCCGGAAAAGGGTTTGATGGTGTGCAAATGGCTAGGCACAGGTTCAGCAGGTTATGGAGGATACAAAGCCT ctgagtatttttttcctattgACAACGAAGAGTTTAGGGAAAACCTTGAG GATTGGGAATCTACGTTGCAAAGTTGGGAGAAACTGAAAAATTATTTGGAGGGTATGCACAAAGGACCTGTTGGCAATCAAACAAGAACTCATTGA
- the PDE334 gene encoding ATPase, F0 complex, subunit B/B', bacterial/chloroplast (ATPase, F0 complex, subunit B/B', bacterial/chloroplast; FUNCTIONS IN: hydrogen ion transmembrane transporter activity; INVOLVED IN: defense response to bacterium; LOCATED IN: thylakoid, chloroplast thylakoid membrane, chloroplast, membrane, chloroplast envelope; EXPRESSED IN: 23 plant structures; EXPRESSED DURING: 14 growth stages; CONTAINS InterPro DOMAIN/s: ATPase, F0 complex, subunit B/B', bacterial/chloroplast (InterPro:IPR002146); Has 2587 Blast hits to 2581 proteins in 935 species: Archae - 6; Bacteria - 1820; Metazoa - 10; Fungi - 8; Plants - 73; Viruses - 1; Other Eukaryotes - 669 (source: NCBI BLink).), whose amino-acid sequence MAANSIMASSKPLISLSSNQQPNRVQIPKFAKLPQIPKSLTSSTDLRSKALSLSSATAKSLALIAAFAPPSMAEAMEKAQLFDFNLTLPIIVVEFLFLMFALDKVYYSPLGNFMDQRDASIKEKLASVKDTSTEVKELDEQAAAVMRAARAEIAAALNKMKKETQVEVEEKLAEGRKKVEEELKEALASLESQKEETIKALDSQIAALSEDIVKKVLPS is encoded by the exons ATGGCTGCTAATTCGATAATGGCTTCCTCCAAACCCCTAATCTCCCTGTCATCCAACCAACAACCAAACCGAGTCCAAATTCCCAAATTCGCCAAACTTCCCCAAATTCCCAAATCCCTCACTTCCTCCACCGATCTCCGTAGCAAAGCACTATCACTCTCCTCCGCCACCGCCAAATCCTTAGCTTTAATCGCCGCTTTCGCTCCTCCGTCGATGGCGGAGGCGATGGAGAAAGCACAGCTCTTCGATTTCAATCTCACGCTTCCGATCATCGTTGTTGAGTTTCTCTTCTTGATGTTCGCTCTCGACAAGGTCTATTACTCTCCGCTTGGTAACTTCATGGATCAAAGAGACGCTTCCATCAAAGAGAAGCTCGCGAGTGTTAAGGACACTTCGACTGAAGTAAAGGAGCTCGATGAGCAAGCCGCCGCCGTGATGAGAGCAGCTAGGGCTGAGATCGCCGCCGCGCTTaacaagatgaagaaggagactCAG gTTGAAGTCGAGGAGAAGCTAGCGGAGGGAAGGAAGAAGGTGGAGGAAGAGCTAAAAGAAGCTTTGGCGAGCTTGGAGAgtcagaaagaagaaaccattaaAGCTTTGGATTCTCAGATTGCTGCTCTTAGTGAAGACATTGTCAAGAAGGTTCTTCCTtcttaa